The following are encoded in a window of Conger conger chromosome 19, fConCon1.1, whole genome shotgun sequence genomic DNA:
- the si:dkey-103i16.6 gene encoding NAD-dependent protein deacetylase sirtuin-3 — MSEPRRATRPALPRVTRRASAQAGPAGSPGAQAAPAGVGLARDLSLMSVSELVGTLEGTPARKGRPVKAPAAPRLGVKTAPSRAGLGPVAQLIESGRCRNIVVVAGAGISTPSGIPDFRTPGTGLYANLERYHLPYPEALFNIDYFSDNPRPFFSLAKELYPGLHRPNYIHYFIRTLHLRGLLLRLYTQNIDGLEKMCGIPEEKLVEAHGSFATASCHLCYTPYPAQEAKKAIMNDSVPTCSFCQGTVKPDVVFFGEDLPQKYFLHSTDFPKADLLIIMGTSLQIEPFASLVNTVRASTPRLLMNRDPVGPFLAPALRRRDYMELGDLENTVRRLAQTLGWDGQIQDLISAHQHTFTPQGPAVQLSESGHEGGTRPEELGPISGQESDSSETDSQTPPFRERSH; from the exons ATGAGCGAGCCCAGACGGGCCACCCGGCCGGCTCTGCCCAGAGTCACCCGCAGGGCCTCCGCCCAGGCCGGGCCGGCCGGGTCACCGGGGGCCCAGGCTGCTCCGGCGGGGGTAGGCCTCGCCCGGGACCTCAGCCTGATGAGCGTGAGCGAGCTGGTGGGGACGCTGGAGGGGACGCCGGCGAG GAAAGGGAGGCCAGTGAAGGCTCCAGCGGCCCCCAGGCTGGGTGTGAAGACGGCCCCGTCCCGCGCAGGCCTGGGGCCCGTCGCCCAGCTGATCGAGTCGGGGCGCTGCAGGAACATTGTGGTGGTGGCGGGGGCCGGGATCAGCACCCCCAGCGGCATCCCCGACTTCAG GACCCCTGGGACGGGGCTGTACGCCAACCTGGAGCGCTACCACCTCCCGTACCCGGAGGCGCTGTTCAACATCGACTACTTCTCCGACAACCCGCGGCCCTTCTTCTCCCTGGCCAAGGAGCTGTACCCGGGGCTGCACCGGCCCAACTACATCCACTACTTCATCCGCACCCTGCACCTGAGGGGCCTGCTGCTGCGGCTCTACACGCAGAACATCGACGGGCTGGAGAAGA TGTGCGGAATCCCAGAGGAGAAACTGGTGGAGGCTCATGGGAGTTTTGCCACCGCCTCCTGTCACCTGTGCTACACCCCGTACCCAGCACAGGAGGCCAAG aaaGCCATAATGAACGACAGTGTCCCGACCTGCTCCTTCTGCCAAGGCACAGTCAAGCCTGACGTGGTGTTTTTCGGAGAGGACCTTCCCCAGAAATACTTCCTGCACTCCACAGACTTCCCCAAAGCGGACCTCCTCATTATCATGGGGACATCTCTGCAG ATCGAGCCATTCGCCAGCCTGGTGAACACGGTGCGGGCCTCCACGCCGCGGCTCCTGATGAACAGGGACCCCGTGGGGCCCTTCCTGGCCCCTGCCCTACGCCGCAGGGACTACATGGAGCTGGGGGACCTGGAGAACACCGTCAGGAGGCTCGCCCAAACGCTGGGCTGGGACGGCCAGATCCAGGACCTCATCTCTGCTCACCAGCACACG TTTACCCCTCAGGGCCCTGCTGTCCAGCTGTCCGAAAGTGGCCACGAGGGCGGGACCAGACCCGAGGAGCTGGGACCAATCAGCGGCCAGGAAAGTGACTCCTCAGAGACGGACAGCCAGACCCCACCATTCAGAGAACGCTCACATTAG